A single Xylanimonas cellulosilytica DSM 15894 DNA region contains:
- the groES gene encoding co-chaperone GroES: MSVPIKPLEDRIVVKAIEAETTTASGLVIPDTAKEKPQEGEVLAVGEGRFDDNGNRVPVDVKVGDKVIYSKYGGTEVKYAGEEYLVLSARDILAVVVG; encoded by the coding sequence GTGTCGGTCCCCATCAAGCCGCTCGAGGACCGGATCGTCGTCAAGGCCATCGAGGCCGAGACCACGACCGCTTCCGGCCTGGTCATCCCGGACACCGCCAAGGAGAAGCCCCAGGAGGGCGAGGTCCTGGCCGTGGGCGAGGGTCGTTTCGACGACAACGGCAACCGCGTCCCGGTCGACGTCAAGGTCGGCGACAAGGTCATCTACAGCAAGTACGGCGGCACCGAGGTGAAGTACGCGGGCGAGGAGTACCTGGTGCTCTCCGCGCGCGACATCCTCGCCGTCGTCGTCGGCTGA
- a CDS encoding WhiB family transcriptional regulator, whose product MTEISRLPGPVMELWEWQYQGACRDADDTLFFHPEGERGSTRRRRAEAAKAICNTCPVMLQCREQSLRVREPYGVWGGLSEDERAAILAKKTG is encoded by the coding sequence ATGACGGAGATCTCGAGGCTGCCCGGACCGGTGATGGAGCTGTGGGAGTGGCAGTACCAGGGAGCGTGCCGCGACGCCGACGACACCCTGTTCTTCCACCCCGAGGGCGAGCGGGGTTCCACCCGGCGTCGACGCGCAGAGGCCGCGAAGGCCATCTGCAACACCTGCCCCGTGATGCTGCAGTGCCGCGAGCAGTCGCTGCGCGTGCGCGAGCCCTACGGCGTCTGGGGCGGGCTCTCCGAGGACGAGCGCGCAGCCATCCTCGCGAAGAAGACCGGCTGA
- a CDS encoding MerR family transcriptional regulator, translating to MTPTRPASSGRPSPPSPGLAVAAVARRLGVAPATLRTWDRRYGLGPSGRTAGSHRRYTPDDVARLMVMRRLTVEGVAPVDAARVALETDADQLDSTTTMPARGAAPSTAPAPEPESQRRPHLRALPGGGEGNRGANATSLPGAAPSTISARVASVIDAALAYDQAACDSLLRLGVQGDPAAWWTQLVEPAWLRIAQRTVLGTPGEVPELVLATAALRVLREFTEAFEQAMVNAGNPPANHPSRMRKIVLIFAAPDEVVPLAAHALAAALVTHGATARIVTGPASTHRAVELVTMVRPAALVLATTLVRPDLDVVHSVHEAFASLPIFVGLRREDSAESLPLAPTVQRVRSFPGLLHEVLAVVG from the coding sequence ATGACGCCCACCCGGCCCGCCTCGTCAGGCAGGCCCAGCCCGCCGAGTCCCGGGCTCGCCGTGGCCGCGGTGGCACGCCGGCTCGGGGTCGCGCCCGCCACGCTGCGCACGTGGGACCGCCGCTACGGCCTCGGCCCGTCGGGACGCACCGCCGGCTCGCACCGCCGCTACACCCCCGACGACGTCGCCCGCCTGATGGTCATGCGCCGGCTCACGGTCGAGGGCGTCGCCCCCGTCGACGCCGCACGCGTCGCGCTGGAGACCGACGCCGACCAGCTCGACAGCACGACGACGATGCCCGCACGCGGCGCCGCGCCGTCCACGGCCCCAGCGCCCGAGCCCGAGTCGCAGCGCCGCCCTCACCTGCGCGCCCTGCCTGGCGGCGGCGAGGGCAACCGGGGGGCGAACGCGACCTCGCTCCCGGGCGCGGCCCCGTCGACGATCTCCGCCCGCGTCGCCTCCGTCATCGATGCCGCCCTCGCCTACGACCAGGCCGCCTGCGACTCGCTGCTGCGACTCGGCGTGCAGGGGGACCCGGCCGCCTGGTGGACGCAGCTCGTCGAGCCCGCGTGGCTGCGCATCGCCCAGCGGACCGTCCTCGGCACCCCGGGCGAGGTGCCGGAGCTCGTCCTCGCGACCGCGGCGCTGCGCGTGCTGCGCGAGTTCACCGAGGCGTTCGAGCAGGCGATGGTCAACGCCGGCAACCCCCCGGCCAACCACCCGAGCCGGATGCGCAAGATCGTGCTGATCTTCGCCGCCCCGGACGAGGTGGTGCCGCTCGCCGCGCACGCGCTCGCGGCGGCGCTCGTGACGCACGGTGCCACCGCCCGCATCGTCACCGGCCCGGCGAGCACGCACCGCGCGGTCGAGCTCGTGACGATGGTGCGGCCCGCCGCCCTGGTGCTCGCGACTACGCTGGTGCGCCCGGACCTCGACGTCGTGCACTCGGTGCACGAGGCCTTCGCGAGCCTGCCGATCTTCGTCGGCCTGCGCCGCGAGGACTCCGCCGAGTCGCTGCCGCTGGCCCCCACGGTGCAGCGCGTCCGCTCGTTCCCCGGGCTCCTGCACGAGGTGCTCGCCGTCGTCGGGTGA
- the guaB gene encoding IMP dehydrogenase, with protein sequence MTDAHDPFANLGLTYDDVLLLPGYSDLAPSDIDTTSRLTREISLRVPLVSAAMDTVTEARMAIAMARQGGIGVLHRNLSTEDQARQVDLVKRTQTGIIDNPITIGQDATLEELDRLAGEYRISGFPVVDAGGRLIGIVTNRDLRFTPVAEWATTTVADVMTPAPLITGPSTISREEATLLLRKHKLERLPLVDADGRLAGLITVKDFVKSEQFPNASKDGQGRLLVGAAIGYYGDAWQRATTLIDAGVDVLVADTAHGNVRMLIEMVERLKKDPATRDVQVIGGNVATREGAQSFVDAGADAIKVGVGPGSICTTRIVTGVGVPQVTAVYEASLAARAAGVPVIADGGMRHSGEIGKAIVAGAEAVMLGSMLAGTAESPGETILVNGKQFKAYRGMGSLGAMSSRGKTSYSKDRYFQAEVADDSLIVPEGVEGQVPFKGSLNTVVHQLVGGLHQTMFYVGARTIPELQAKGRFVRITSASLKESHPHDVQMTVEAPNYTGL encoded by the coding sequence ATGACGGACGCTCACGATCCCTTCGCGAACCTCGGGCTCACGTACGACGACGTGCTGCTGCTGCCGGGCTACTCCGACCTCGCACCGTCGGACATCGACACCACCTCCCGCCTGACCCGCGAGATCTCCCTGCGCGTGCCGCTGGTCTCGGCGGCCATGGACACCGTCACCGAGGCGCGCATGGCCATCGCCATGGCCCGTCAGGGCGGCATCGGCGTGCTGCACCGCAACCTGTCGACCGAGGACCAGGCCCGCCAGGTCGACCTCGTCAAGCGGACGCAGACGGGCATCATCGACAACCCGATCACCATCGGCCAGGACGCGACGCTCGAGGAGCTCGACCGCCTCGCCGGCGAGTACCGCATCTCCGGGTTCCCCGTGGTCGACGCCGGGGGCCGCCTCATCGGCATCGTCACCAACCGCGACCTGCGGTTCACCCCCGTGGCCGAGTGGGCGACGACCACGGTGGCGGACGTCATGACCCCGGCCCCGCTCATCACCGGGCCGTCCACCATCTCGCGCGAGGAGGCCACCCTCCTGCTGCGCAAGCACAAGCTCGAGCGCCTGCCGCTGGTCGACGCCGACGGCCGCCTCGCGGGCCTCATCACCGTCAAGGACTTCGTGAAGTCCGAGCAGTTCCCCAACGCCTCGAAGGACGGCCAGGGCCGCCTGCTCGTCGGTGCCGCCATCGGCTACTACGGCGACGCCTGGCAGCGCGCGACGACGCTCATCGACGCCGGGGTGGACGTGCTGGTCGCGGACACGGCGCACGGCAACGTCCGGATGCTCATCGAGATGGTCGAGCGCCTCAAGAAGGATCCCGCCACGCGCGACGTGCAGGTGATCGGCGGCAACGTCGCCACCCGTGAGGGCGCGCAGTCGTTCGTGGACGCCGGCGCGGACGCCATCAAGGTCGGTGTCGGCCCGGGCTCGATCTGCACCACCCGCATCGTCACCGGCGTCGGCGTGCCGCAGGTCACCGCCGTCTACGAGGCGTCGCTGGCCGCGCGCGCGGCGGGCGTCCCGGTCATCGCCGACGGCGGCATGCGCCACTCGGGCGAGATCGGCAAGGCCATCGTGGCCGGCGCCGAGGCGGTCATGCTGGGCTCGATGCTCGCCGGCACGGCCGAGTCGCCCGGCGAGACCATCCTCGTCAACGGCAAGCAGTTCAAGGCCTACCGGGGCATGGGCTCCCTCGGCGCGATGTCCTCGCGCGGCAAGACGTCCTACTCGAAGGACCGCTACTTCCAGGCCGAGGTGGCCGACGACTCGCTCATCGTGCCCGAGGGCGTCGAGGGGCAGGTGCCGTTCAAGGGCTCGCTCAACACGGTCGTGCACCAGCTCGTGGGCGGCCTGCACCAGACGATGTTCTACGTCGGGGCGCGGACCATCCCCGAGCTGCAGGCCAAGGGCCGGTTCGTGCGCATCACGTCGGCCTCGCTCAAGGAGAGCCACCCGCACGACGTCCAGATGACGGTCGAGGCGCCGAACTACACCGGCCTCTGA
- a CDS encoding exonuclease domain-containing protein, translated as MSEQQYDAFTAGWARGPLVGFDTETTGVDVANDRIVTAAVVLRIPGVSTDVRTWLVDPGVEIPAEAAAIHGVTTEHARAHGVAPAVALEEIAAELAAHLREGVPVVAYNAAFDLSLLDAELARHGLATLPERLGRAVTPVLDPLVLDRWQDRYRRGKRRLGDLVTHYGVLTTEDLHAADVDVLATLDVLDALVRTFPELGALGLEELHHAQVGAHDTWARSFNEWRARQGLDGPGASRAWPVEHARR; from the coding sequence ATGAGCGAGCAGCAGTACGACGCCTTCACGGCCGGCTGGGCGCGTGGCCCGCTGGTGGGGTTCGACACGGAGACCACCGGGGTCGACGTCGCGAACGACCGGATCGTGACGGCTGCCGTGGTGCTGCGCATCCCGGGGGTGAGCACCGACGTGCGTACGTGGCTCGTCGATCCGGGGGTGGAGATCCCGGCCGAGGCCGCCGCGATCCACGGTGTCACCACGGAGCACGCCCGGGCGCACGGGGTGGCGCCGGCCGTCGCGCTGGAGGAGATCGCCGCGGAGCTGGCCGCCCATCTGCGCGAGGGCGTGCCGGTGGTCGCGTACAACGCCGCGTTCGACCTGTCGCTGCTCGACGCGGAGCTGGCCCGGCACGGCCTCGCCACGCTCCCCGAGCGGCTGGGCCGCGCCGTGACCCCGGTGCTGGACCCGCTGGTGCTCGACCGCTGGCAGGACCGTTACCGCCGTGGCAAGCGCCGGCTCGGCGACCTGGTGACGCACTACGGCGTGCTCACGACGGAGGACCTGCACGCGGCCGACGTCGACGTGCTCGCGACCCTCGACGTGCTCGACGCGCTGGTGCGCACCTTCCCCGAGCTCGGGGCGCTCGGCCTGGAGGAGCTGCACCACGCGCAGGTCGGCGCGCACGACACCTGGGCGCGCAGCTTCAACGAGTGGCGTGCGCGCCAGGGGCTCGACGGGCCGGGCGCCTCGCGGGCGTGGCCCGTCGAGCACGCCCGGCGCTGA